From the Solanum stenotomum isolate F172 chromosome 4, ASM1918654v1, whole genome shotgun sequence genome, one window contains:
- the LOC125861786 gene encoding uncharacterized protein LOC125861786 isoform X1, whose product MGKNQAYKAMQRARLGSGSGGPDEVDDGMVDGSFHTPEWHAARLASLKTSHTVTWEEFKQKQKEEEVRKGELEADKDKMMREYRAQLDAERASKLSQGRNHSSSKHSRKKDKKDKDTKKQRSKKRKRSRRYSDSSSSSSSSESSSSDDEDRESRKSRSKSKRRKKEKKHQSRSRLKQSTSDDEADGPLPLSRFFGSIKS is encoded by the exons ATGGGAAAAAATCAAGCTTACAAAGCTATGCAGCGAGCAAGGTTGGGTTCTGGCTCAGGTGGACCTGATGAAGTTGATGATGGAATG GTGGATGGTTCTTTTCATACGCCAGAGTGGCATGCGGCTCGTTTGGCAAGCCTCAAAACTTCTCATACAGTTACCTGGGAAGAGTTCAAACAGAAACAGAAG GAAGAAGAAGTGAGAAAAGGAGAGCTAGAAGCAGACAAAGATAAAATGATGAGGGAATACAGGGCTCAGCTAGATGCTGAAAGGGCCAGCAAGCTCTCTCAGGGAAGGAATCATTCCAGCAGTAAACACAGTcgcaaaaagg ATAAGAAGGACAAAGATACAAAGAAACAGAGAAGTAAAAAGAGAAAG CGTTCAAGGAGATATTCCGATTCCAGCTCTTCAAGCTCATCAtctgaatcttcaagttctgacGATGAGGATAGAGAATCCAGAAAATCAAGATCCAAGTCTAagagaaggaagaaagaaaagaagcaCCAGTCGAGGTCGAGGTTGAAGCAGTCTACAAGCGATGATGAAGCTGATGGTCCTTTGCCACTTTCTAGATTCTTTGGCAGCATAAAAAGCTAA
- the LOC125861786 gene encoding uncharacterized protein LOC125861786 isoform X2: MGKNQAYKAMQRARLGSGSGGPDEVDDGMVDGSFHTPEWHAARLASLKTSHTVTWEEFKQKQKEEEVRKGELEADKDKMMREYRAQLDAERASKLSQGRNHSSSKHSRKKDKKDKDTKKQRSKKRKFIFEDLQNGLV; this comes from the exons ATGGGAAAAAATCAAGCTTACAAAGCTATGCAGCGAGCAAGGTTGGGTTCTGGCTCAGGTGGACCTGATGAAGTTGATGATGGAATG GTGGATGGTTCTTTTCATACGCCAGAGTGGCATGCGGCTCGTTTGGCAAGCCTCAAAACTTCTCATACAGTTACCTGGGAAGAGTTCAAACAGAAACAGAAG GAAGAAGAAGTGAGAAAAGGAGAGCTAGAAGCAGACAAAGATAAAATGATGAGGGAATACAGGGCTCAGCTAGATGCTGAAAGGGCCAGCAAGCTCTCTCAGGGAAGGAATCATTCCAGCAGTAAACACAGTcgcaaaaagg ATAAGAAGGACAAAGATACAAAGAAACAGAGAAGTAAAAAGAGAAAG TTCATATTTGAAGATCTTCAGAATGGACTTGTGTGA